One genomic window of Methanosalsum zhilinae DSM 4017 includes the following:
- a CDS encoding cation:proton antiporter has protein sequence MSSILLNFALTFMAFALVPCIYRIIRGPTIPDRVVALDAMAMVIVVMLGVFSYVRDSVYFMDAALVLAIIAFVGTIAIAKYIDKGVVF, from the coding sequence ATGAGCTCAATCTTATTAAATTTTGCACTTACCTTCATGGCTTTTGCACTTGTCCCATGTATTTATAGAATCATTCGTGGCCCTACAATACCAGATAGAGTTGTTGCCCTGGATGCCATGGCAATGGTTATCGTTGTTATGCTGGGTGTTTTCTCCTATGTAAGGGATTCGGTGTATTTCATGGATGCAGCACTGGTTCTTGCAATCATTGCTTTTGTTGGAACAATTGCAATTGCAAAATATATTGACAAGGGTGTGGTATTCTGA
- the mnhG gene encoding monovalent cation/H(+) antiporter subunit G, translating into MNLLSDAILIMGLFFVFLGMVGLLRMPDVYNRLHTTTKIGTLGAFGVMISLFVRVGLEPIGIKALTLGLFLMLTAPIAAHMIGRAAFHHGISVSYGERVIDDYKDACESEECTESEK; encoded by the coding sequence ATCAACCTTCTCAGTGATGCAATTCTGATTATGGGTCTTTTTTTTGTGTTCCTTGGTATGGTAGGGCTTCTGAGGATGCCTGATGTGTACAATCGTCTACATACAACTACCAAGATAGGTACCCTTGGTGCCTTTGGAGTAATGATCAGCCTCTTTGTCAGAGTTGGTCTTGAGCCCATAGGCATTAAAGCTCTTACTCTTGGCCTCTTTCTTATGCTTACCGCACCCATTGCAGCCCATATGATCGGGAGGGCAGCATTCCATCATGGAATTTCCGTAAGCTACGGAGAGAGAGTCATAGATGATTATAAAGATGCATGTGAAAGTGAAGAATGTACAGAATCTGAAAAGTAA
- a CDS encoding L-threonylcarbamoyladenylate synthase → MIKEMIHKKHTRIFNVNNNQFEQTIEAASQIIKDAGTVAFPTETVYGLGANALDPVAVNKIFRAKGRPADNPLIVHIATKKQLFEIAKNIPTEALDLIDTFWPGPLTIILNRRRCVPNITTGGLDTVAVRMPSNRIAIELIKRANTPIAAPSANISGRPSPTNAQHVIADMEGKIDAIIDGGSVEIGIESTVLDLTSIKPTILRPGEIGIADLKEHMKDIVIGYTDNQTDRADKVKSPGMKYTHYSPKAKLILIESKSNDRSISQEIEKLYSEMNDCGIKIGLLLTEENAKFILDGKMPEYIFSLGKKNEPEQAARNLFMGLRHLDNHDVDIIIVDGQIKNEGIGIAVMNRMKKAANEHILV, encoded by the coding sequence ATGATCAAAGAAATGATACACAAAAAACACACTCGTATTTTTAATGTGAACAACAATCAATTTGAACAAACAATTGAAGCAGCTTCACAGATTATTAAAGATGCAGGCACCGTTGCATTTCCAACTGAAACAGTGTACGGACTGGGAGCAAATGCGCTAGATCCTGTGGCAGTGAACAAAATATTCAGGGCAAAGGGCAGACCCGCGGATAATCCATTAATAGTTCATATTGCCACAAAAAAACAGCTTTTTGAGATAGCAAAAAATATACCTACAGAAGCTTTAGATCTTATCGATACCTTCTGGCCCGGTCCGCTTACAATAATTCTAAACCGTAGAAGATGTGTACCCAATATTACCACCGGTGGACTGGATACTGTTGCTGTAAGAATGCCATCTAACAGAATAGCAATTGAATTAATTAAAAGAGCAAATACTCCCATCGCAGCTCCCAGCGCAAACATTTCCGGAAGACCCAGTCCCACCAATGCACAGCATGTAATTGCAGATATGGAAGGAAAGATTGATGCAATAATCGATGGTGGTAGCGTTGAGATAGGAATTGAATCGACTGTGCTTGACCTTACATCTATAAAGCCAACAATATTAAGACCTGGAGAAATTGGAATTGCAGACCTTAAAGAGCATATGAAAGATATTGTAATTGGATATACAGATAATCAAACTGACAGGGCAGATAAAGTAAAATCACCTGGAATGAAATATACTCATTATTCTCCAAAGGCAAAGTTAATTCTGATTGAAAGTAAAAGCAATGATAGATCAATATCACAGGAAATTGAAAAACTATATTCAGAAATGAACGATTGTGGCATAAAAATAGGTCTTTTACTGACGGAAGAAAACGCTAAATTTATTTTAGATGGAAAAATGCCGGAATACATATTTTCCCTTGGAAAAAAAAATGAGCCTGAGCAGGCTGCAAGAAATCTATTCATGGGTCTTAGGCATCTTGATAATCATGATGTTGATATTATCATAGTTGATGGACAGATAAAGAATGAGGGGATTGGCATAGCAGTAATGAACCGGATGAAAAAGGCAGCAAACGAGCATATTTTGGTTTAG
- a CDS encoding MBL fold metallo-hydrolase: MKVKCIRSKGIAHNSYIIESDGEAAVIDPRRDFGVYLNHLARNELKLKYIFETHRNEDYVIGSQSLSKLTGAGIYHGSNLNFEYGTGLSDNDEFYLGHLKINALETPGHTDESISYIVSIPSLSDEAIMVFTGDLIFAGDTGRIDLYGDKHEYRLSSMMYDSIFNKILPLGDGVIMCPAHGAGSVCGGNINSMEHTTLGFEKKNNPSLQVSTKNEFIQMKMKEKHRYPPYFKQMEIYNLSGFHGSKHPPSLSPLSATELKKRFSQQSHVLIDTRTPEDFSTAHIKGSYNIWLDGLASFGGWIISHNDNVILVTYDGYNCLTKAVKYLFRLGYDNIEGYLKGGIESWYLDNLPVESISVLTVDDLKSKIDSNEDIEVLDVRDDNEWELGHIRGARHIYVGDLESTELDISHNKTIVVYCSTGKRSSLAASILKRKKYKNVYNLLGGTTAWYKAGYELI, encoded by the coding sequence ATGAAAGTAAAATGCATAAGATCAAAAGGAATAGCCCATAATTCATATATTATTGAGTCCGATGGAGAAGCAGCTGTAATTGATCCACGTCGTGATTTTGGTGTATATCTGAATCACCTGGCCAGAAATGAGCTGAAATTGAAGTATATATTTGAAACTCACAGAAATGAAGATTATGTAATAGGGTCACAGAGCCTTTCAAAATTAACGGGTGCAGGAATATATCATGGGTCGAATCTTAATTTTGAATATGGTACTGGTCTGAGTGATAATGATGAATTTTATCTGGGACACTTAAAAATAAATGCATTAGAAACACCAGGGCACACTGATGAAAGTATTTCCTACATAGTATCAATCCCTTCACTTTCTGATGAAGCGATTATGGTGTTTACAGGAGACCTTATCTTTGCAGGTGATACTGGAAGAATTGATCTTTATGGAGATAAACATGAGTATAGACTTTCTTCAATGATGTATGATAGTATCTTTAATAAGATACTCCCGCTTGGTGATGGTGTGATCATGTGCCCGGCTCATGGTGCAGGATCAGTATGCGGAGGAAACATAAATTCTATGGAGCATACAACACTTGGGTTTGAGAAAAAAAATAATCCTTCTCTTCAGGTATCTACAAAAAATGAATTCATACAGATGAAAATGAAGGAAAAACACAGGTATCCACCATATTTCAAACAGATGGAAATATATAATTTATCTGGATTTCATGGATCTAAACATCCACCATCTCTTTCTCCATTGTCGGCAACTGAACTTAAAAAAAGATTTAGTCAGCAATCTCATGTACTGATAGATACACGCACACCTGAGGATTTTTCAACAGCTCACATTAAAGGATCATATAATATATGGCTTGATGGCCTAGCATCTTTTGGAGGATGGATTATTTCGCATAATGATAACGTGATTCTTGTTACATATGATGGATATAATTGTTTAACTAAAGCGGTAAAATATCTTTTCAGACTGGGGTATGATAATATAGAAGGCTATCTTAAAGGTGGAATAGAGTCATGGTATCTGGATAATTTACCGGTTGAAAGTATTTCAGTTTTAACCGTAGACGATCTTAAGAGTAAAATTGACAGTAATGAAGATATTGAAGTACTTGATGTCAGGGATGACAATGAATGGGAGCTAGGTCACATCAGAGGAGCAAGACACATATATGTAGGGGATCTTGAAAGTACTGAATTAGATATTTCACATAATAAAACGATCGTAGTATATTGCAGCACAGGGAAAAGATCCAGTCTTGCAGCATCAATACTTAAAAGAAAAAAATATAAAAATGTCTATAATCTACTGGGTGGCACAACTGCCTGGTATAAAGCTGGATATGAGCTTATATGA
- the kamA gene encoding lysine 2,3-aminomutase yields MVQYTENQKSIAEKIDTDTVISNWKNWKWQLKHSIQDIDTFEHLLDIKFPPEERKELEKTLAKFPLSVTPYYLSLIEAEDYKNDPIFLQAFPSPSELILNKCEMNDPLSEDEDSPVPGITHRYPDRVLFHISNTCSMYCRHCTRKRKVGDRDSIPQKDEIVEGLKYIHSHPEVRDVLLSGGDPLMLSDDYLDWILTELDQIPHVEVVRIGTRMPVVLPYRITDNLVNMLKKHHPIWLNTHFNHPREITTSSKQALRRLADAGIPLGNQTVLLAGINDCHRIIKSLIHKLVHNRVRPYYLYQCDMSEGLAHFRTPVGKGIEIMENLIGHTSGFSIPTYVIDAPGGGGKIPVMPNYMVSWSTNKVILRNYEGVITSYKEPDSYEAIFCDRNCDDCKLQLKLDDAQEYKAIGISKLLSDHDELVSLVPEDTDRMERRNGE; encoded by the coding sequence ATGGTACAATATACAGAAAATCAGAAAAGTATTGCAGAAAAAATAGATACAGATACTGTTATTTCCAACTGGAAAAACTGGAAGTGGCAGCTAAAACATTCAATTCAGGACATTGACACATTTGAACACTTACTTGATATTAAGTTCCCACCAGAAGAAAGAAAAGAACTGGAAAAAACACTAGCTAAATTTCCATTATCAGTTACACCATATTATCTTTCTTTGATTGAAGCCGAAGATTACAAAAATGACCCTATATTTCTTCAGGCATTCCCTTCACCAAGTGAATTAATACTGAACAAGTGTGAAATGAATGACCCACTTTCAGAAGACGAGGATAGTCCTGTACCGGGTATCACTCACAGGTATCCCGACCGAGTGTTGTTTCACATAAGTAACACATGCTCCATGTATTGCCGGCATTGCACAAGAAAGCGAAAAGTAGGGGACAGAGATTCAATCCCGCAAAAGGACGAGATCGTTGAGGGGTTAAAGTACATACATAGCCATCCGGAAGTAAGAGATGTTCTGCTTTCAGGTGGAGATCCTTTAATGCTCTCAGACGATTATCTTGACTGGATACTCACTGAATTAGATCAGATCCCACATGTGGAAGTTGTCAGAATAGGTACCAGAATGCCTGTTGTACTACCCTACAGAATTACGGACAATCTTGTCAATATGCTTAAGAAGCATCATCCAATCTGGTTAAATACACATTTCAATCATCCACGTGAAATAACCACATCCTCTAAACAGGCACTGCGCAGACTTGCAGATGCAGGAATACCACTGGGTAACCAGACGGTCCTTCTTGCAGGAATCAATGACTGTCATCGGATCATAAAGAGTTTGATACACAAACTGGTACATAACAGAGTAAGACCTTACTATCTATATCAGTGTGATATGTCTGAAGGTCTGGCTCACTTTCGTACACCTGTAGGAAAAGGCATTGAAATTATGGAAAACCTCATAGGACATACCAGTGGTTTCTCAATTCCAACCTATGTAATAGACGCTCCTGGCGGCGGTGGAAAAATACCGGTAATGCCAAATTATATGGTTTCATGGTCCACGAATAAAGTGATATTGAGAAATTATGAAGGGGTTATCACTTCTTATAAGGAACCTGATTCCTATGAAGCAATATTCTGTGACCGCAATTGTGATGACTGCAAACTTCAGTTAAAACTTGATGATGCCCAGGAGTATAAAGCAATAGGAATTTCCAAATTACTTTCAGACCATGATGAACTGGTAAGCCTTGTTCCTGAAGATACTGACAGGATGGAGAGACGAAATGGAGAATGA
- the ablB gene encoding putative beta-lysine N-acetyltransferase, with protein sequence MENDTVTTVGKSIIQHGKFNDRIYLMKLDKSDNPEILDYMDELALKKKYSKIFAKVPEYAKKDFLEHGYTVEAHIPGFFNSKKDVYFLGKYFSEDRKNDSNSELDEKVLKTAISKSNESFSEKHADNFSYRICTEKDIPDIVNVYKKVFETYPFPIHDPAYIKKTMNMNVIYFAFFDRDKIVSLSSAEIDPDSCNSEMTDFATLPEYRRLGLSGFLLNIMEKEMKKMDITTVYTIARACSYGINIVFSKSGYTYSGKLINNTNIAGSFESMNVWYKHLI encoded by the coding sequence ATGGAGAATGATACGGTCACAACAGTAGGAAAATCCATTATCCAGCATGGTAAATTCAATGATCGGATCTACCTGATGAAACTGGATAAGAGCGACAATCCTGAAATATTGGATTACATGGATGAGCTTGCTTTAAAGAAAAAATATTCAAAAATATTTGCCAAAGTTCCAGAGTATGCAAAAAAAGATTTTCTTGAACATGGATATACAGTAGAAGCTCATATTCCCGGGTTCTTTAACAGTAAAAAAGATGTTTATTTTCTGGGAAAGTATTTTTCAGAAGACAGAAAAAATGACAGTAATTCTGAATTGGATGAAAAGGTGCTTAAAACCGCAATTTCAAAATCAAATGAGTCATTCAGTGAAAAACATGCTGATAACTTCAGTTACAGGATATGCACTGAAAAAGATATTCCAGACATTGTGAATGTTTACAAAAAAGTCTTTGAAACCTATCCATTTCCAATACATGATCCTGCATATATCAAAAAAACAATGAACATGAATGTAATCTATTTTGCTTTTTTTGACAGGGATAAAATAGTTTCACTGTCTTCTGCTGAAATAGATCCAGATTCATGCAATTCAGAAATGACAGATTTTGCCACACTTCCAGAATACAGAAGACTTGGACTTTCAGGTTTCCTTCTTAATATAATGGAAAAAGAAATGAAAAAAATGGATATAACGACAGTCTATACCATTGCAAGAGCATGTTCATATGGAATAAACATAGTATTTTCAAAATCAGGATACACTTACAGTGGTAAACTTATCAATAATACAAATATTGCAGGAAGTTTTGAAAGTATGAATGTATGGTATAAGCATCTTATATAA
- a CDS encoding DNA polymerase II large subunit produces MGKKVVGELTDTYFNWLESKVKREIEVANRARSNGKDPKPHVEIPLAKDLADRVENLIGVPGVADRIRQLEETMSREEAALAIGKEIAENRITTFDSRVEAVENAIRVSVAMLTEGVVAAPIEGIDRVDIKKNDDGSEYISIYYAGPIRSAGGTAQALSVLVGDYVRRGINIDKYKPRKEEVERYIEEIIIYKNVASLQYMPSEDEMRLIVENCPICIDGEPTEQAEVEGYRELERIPTNRVRGGMALVLAEGLALKAPKVQKHVKKLNIDEWEWLDTLISGTGSGKSDSTSNDSKIKPSEKYLRDLIAGRPVLSYPSRPGGFRLRYGRSRNTSFAAIGINPASMVLMDEFIVTGTQLKTERPGKAAGVAPVDTIEGPTVRLKSGDFLRVDDEKGARAIQSQVDCIVDIGEILINYGDFLENNHPLVPSSFCFEWWVQECREMCPENIISEEELIDPDQSTVLQLSNTHNVPLHPKFTYLWHDIEIEELGILATFISENGRLDAEQQELVLPRNDNSLKIKAILEKLLVLHKVHGSTIVIKEPLPLIYSLGLDDNLKLKWELSILESINETLSVVNLISGMKIFARAPFRIGARMGRPEKSNRRKMSPAPHVLFPIAEFGGNKRDLNAASCFTESMNSKVGEIAVEVGNRVCPACSMETHECRCECGEFTVPRLYCQRCKISVNVDKCPRCGSYATSTDARNIDFKSIYMKAFENLGERNCLDSFKGVKKLMSKHMTPESLEKGILRAKYDLFTFKDGTIRYDMSDIPLTHIRPSEIGVSVEKMQEMGYSEDIHEKPLVNENQVLQLKVQDLVISYDAAEYLLRTTRYIDELLTKHYKCEPYYQANSIEDLVGSMMIGLAPHTSAGVLGRLIGFTKAAVGFAHPYFHAAKRRNCDGDEDCVMLLMDGLLNFSYEYLPNKRGGKMDAPLVLTTRIDPNEVDKEAHNIDVCERYPLEFYRATEKYLNPKDLEEIMDIVSNRLGTTQQYENFMYTHDTSDIAGGPVRSAYKTLGTMIEKINAQLTLADKIRAVDASDVAERVLVSHFLPDMYGNLRAFSRQGTRCVKCGAKFRRPPLTGKCTRCGGKVILTVHEGSVKKYLDISLKVSEKYNVSSYTRQRLELIGLDIKSLFENDQSKQMGLSDFM; encoded by the coding sequence ATGGGCAAAAAAGTTGTGGGTGAGCTAACGGATACTTATTTTAACTGGCTTGAATCAAAGGTAAAAAGAGAAATTGAAGTTGCAAACCGTGCCCGCTCTAATGGCAAGGATCCAAAGCCACATGTAGAGATCCCTCTGGCCAAGGATCTTGCAGATCGTGTTGAAAACCTTATTGGTGTACCTGGTGTTGCAGACAGGATCCGTCAGCTGGAAGAGACGATGTCCAGGGAAGAAGCTGCCCTTGCCATTGGAAAAGAAATTGCTGAAAACAGGATAACAACCTTTGATTCAAGGGTTGAAGCCGTTGAGAATGCTATCAGAGTCTCTGTTGCAATGCTGACTGAAGGAGTTGTTGCCGCGCCCATTGAAGGTATTGACAGAGTTGACATAAAGAAAAACGACGATGGATCTGAATATATCAGTATATATTATGCAGGTCCTATAAGAAGTGCAGGCGGTACTGCCCAGGCACTTTCAGTTCTGGTTGGGGATTATGTGAGACGGGGTATAAATATTGATAAATACAAGCCCCGAAAAGAAGAAGTTGAAAGGTATATTGAAGAAATCATAATTTACAAAAATGTTGCAAGTCTTCAATACATGCCCTCAGAAGATGAAATGAGACTAATAGTTGAAAATTGTCCGATATGTATTGACGGAGAACCCACAGAACAGGCTGAAGTAGAAGGTTACAGGGAACTTGAAAGAATACCTACAAACCGTGTACGTGGAGGAATGGCTCTTGTTCTTGCAGAGGGTCTGGCACTGAAAGCTCCGAAAGTGCAGAAACATGTCAAAAAGCTCAATATTGATGAATGGGAATGGCTGGATACTTTAATTTCAGGTACAGGTAGTGGAAAGAGTGATAGTACCAGTAATGATTCAAAAATAAAACCAAGTGAAAAATATCTTCGAGATCTTATAGCCGGAAGACCAGTCCTATCCTATCCTTCAAGACCTGGGGGATTCAGACTGCGATATGGTCGATCAAGAAACACATCTTTTGCTGCAATCGGGATCAATCCTGCCAGCATGGTACTGATGGATGAATTCATTGTTACAGGTACCCAGCTGAAAACTGAGCGCCCAGGTAAAGCAGCAGGTGTGGCTCCTGTAGATACAATCGAAGGGCCCACTGTGAGACTTAAGTCAGGGGACTTTTTGAGAGTAGATGATGAAAAAGGTGCACGTGCCATACAGTCACAGGTGGATTGTATCGTGGATATTGGTGAGATTCTAATAAATTATGGAGACTTTCTTGAAAATAATCATCCACTTGTTCCATCTTCGTTCTGTTTTGAATGGTGGGTTCAGGAATGCAGGGAGATGTGCCCTGAAAATATTATCTCTGAAGAAGAGTTGATCGATCCGGATCAGAGTACTGTGCTTCAACTGTCAAATACTCATAATGTTCCTCTTCATCCAAAATTCACATACCTATGGCATGATATTGAAATTGAAGAGCTTGGAATACTGGCCACATTTATCTCAGAAAATGGTAGGCTGGATGCCGAGCAACAGGAACTGGTATTGCCCAGGAATGATAATTCCCTTAAAATTAAGGCAATACTTGAAAAATTACTGGTACTCCATAAAGTACATGGTTCCACAATTGTGATCAAAGAGCCCCTTCCATTGATATATTCTCTAGGACTTGATGATAACCTGAAACTCAAATGGGAACTGTCAATTCTGGAAAGTATCAATGAAACATTATCTGTTGTTAACTTAATAAGCGGAATGAAAATATTTGCCCGTGCCCCGTTTCGTATTGGGGCCAGAATGGGCAGACCGGAGAAATCCAATCGAAGAAAAATGTCTCCGGCTCCACATGTACTGTTCCCTATTGCAGAATTTGGAGGAAATAAAAGAGATCTGAATGCAGCCTCATGTTTTACAGAATCCATGAACAGCAAGGTAGGGGAGATTGCTGTTGAGGTTGGAAATCGAGTATGTCCTGCCTGTTCAATGGAAACACATGAGTGCAGATGTGAGTGTGGAGAATTTACTGTCCCCAGACTGTACTGCCAGCGATGCAAAATATCTGTGAATGTAGATAAATGCCCAAGGTGTGGAAGTTATGCCACATCCACTGATGCTAGAAATATTGATTTTAAATCTATATATATGAAAGCTTTTGAAAACCTGGGAGAGAGAAACTGTCTCGATTCATTCAAAGGTGTCAAGAAACTTATGTCTAAACATATGACACCAGAGTCCCTTGAAAAAGGAATACTGCGTGCCAAATATGACCTCTTCACCTTCAAGGATGGGACCATTCGCTATGATATGTCAGATATTCCTCTGACACATATAAGGCCATCAGAAATTGGAGTATCTGTTGAGAAAATGCAGGAAATGGGATATTCCGAAGACATCCATGAAAAACCACTGGTAAATGAAAATCAGGTATTGCAGCTTAAAGTGCAGGACCTGGTAATATCATATGATGCAGCAGAATATCTTCTAAGAACTACCAGATATATTGATGAACTGCTCACAAAGCATTATAAGTGCGAACCATATTACCAGGCTAATTCGATAGAGGATCTTGTAGGTTCAATGATGATTGGCCTGGCTCCTCATACATCTGCAGGTGTTCTTGGAAGGCTTATCGGGTTTACAAAAGCAGCTGTCGGCTTTGCTCATCCATATTTCCATGCTGCTAAAAGGAGAAACTGTGATGGAGATGAAGACTGCGTAATGCTGCTTATGGATGGATTGCTGAATTTTTCCTATGAATACCTTCCAAACAAGCGTGGTGGTAAAATGGATGCTCCACTTGTACTTACTACCCGAATTGATCCAAATGAGGTTGATAAAGAGGCACACAATATCGATGTCTGTGAAAGGTATCCGTTAGAATTCTACAGGGCAACTGAAAAATATCTAAACCCTAAAGATCTGGAAGAAATCATGGATATCGTAAGCAACCGCCTTGGTACAACGCAGCAGTATGAAAATTTTATGTATACACATGATACCTCTGATATTGCAGGCGGGCCTGTTAGAAGTGCCTACAAGACACTTGGTACGATGATTGAAAAGATCAATGCACAGCTTACACTTGCAGATAAGATCAGAGCTGTGGATGCATCAGATGTTGCTGAAAGAGTACTTGTGTCCCACTTTCTACCGGACATGTATGGAAACCTGAGAGCTTTTTCCAGACAGGGTACACGCTGTGTTAAATGCGGTGCCAAATTCAGAAGACCTCCACTTACTGGGAAATGTACAAGATGCGGGGGAAAGGTGATCCTCACGGTGCATGAAGGTTCAGTTAAAAAATATCTTGATATATCCCTTAAGGTCTCGGAAAAATATAATGTGTCCAGTTATACCAGACAGCGACTTGAACTTATAGGTCTGGATATCAAGTCATTATTTGAAAATGATCAATCAAAGCAGATGGGTCTATCAGATTTTATGTAA
- the mmp10 gene encoding methyl coenzyme M reductase-arginine methyltransferase Mmp10 (Mmp10 (methanogenesis marker protein 10) is a cobalamin-requiring radical SAM methyltransferase that creates the methylarginine modification to methyl coenzyme M reductase.), with product MEIVADIGGSPGIDCQGFCKYCYFKNVKDVSPFGCKNCFPFQKGCDYCTRSVRESYSGFNHPQYVIQQVNQKAHFGPDNIDKITISGGGDVSCYPGLIELVNHLSNYNAPIHLGYTSGKGFTRGDEAGILLENGVKEVSYTVFSTDPDIRKEYMNDQYPDVSLRALREFCSNCDVYAAIVVIPGVNDGVVLENTLNDLEDMGAKGAILMRFANSSEQGLILGNSPLLPGIYPHTINEFIDLVHECNEKHSIRISATPLEDPVTGSPFAIRNNADALARLPAVTKEATVISGCVGAPRLNQIFESLGGSVNVVPVPKDIGCLITIDDFKNIDLSQIRETVIIPGRSFVHDPEVKEVLCSDGVDRLVRRGPDTLTYDGEMSISMSLDEVLEFEIEQLTELIEQINAIGT from the coding sequence ATGGAGATCGTTGCTGATATTGGAGGAAGTCCTGGTATTGACTGTCAGGGTTTTTGTAAATACTGCTATTTTAAGAATGTAAAGGATGTCTCTCCTTTTGGCTGTAAGAACTGTTTCCCATTCCAAAAGGGCTGTGATTATTGTACAAGAAGTGTCAGGGAATCATACTCTGGATTCAACCATCCCCAATATGTGATTCAGCAGGTCAACCAGAAGGCTCACTTTGGTCCTGATAACATTGATAAGATCACAATAAGTGGAGGAGGCGATGTAAGTTGTTATCCTGGCCTGATTGAACTGGTAAATCATCTATCAAATTATAATGCACCAATACATCTGGGATACACAAGTGGAAAAGGTTTTACCAGGGGAGATGAAGCCGGGATTCTCCTTGAAAACGGGGTTAAGGAAGTATCTTATACCGTTTTTTCTACAGATCCTGATATTCGGAAAGAATATATGAATGATCAATACCCAGATGTTTCACTCAGAGCACTGCGTGAATTTTGCAGTAATTGCGATGTTTATGCTGCAATTGTTGTAATACCGGGTGTAAATGATGGAGTGGTTCTTGAAAATACTCTAAATGATCTGGAAGATATGGGTGCAAAGGGAGCTATACTGATGCGTTTTGCCAACTCATCTGAACAGGGCCTTATACTTGGTAATTCACCCCTGCTTCCCGGAATTTATCCACATACCATTAATGAATTTATTGATCTTGTGCATGAATGCAATGAAAAACATAGCATTAGAATTTCTGCAACACCGCTCGAAGATCCGGTCACAGGATCGCCCTTTGCAATAAGAAATAATGCTGATGCTCTTGCAAGGTTGCCGGCTGTAACTAAAGAGGCCACTGTTATAAGTGGATGTGTAGGTGCTCCGCGCCTGAATCAGATATTTGAGAGTCTTGGAGGTTCTGTGAATGTTGTTCCAGTGCCAAAAGATATTGGCTGTCTGATTACGATTGATGATTTCAAAAATATTGATCTATCTCAGATCAGAGAAACTGTTATAATTCCTGGTCGCTCCTTTGTTCATGATCCTGAAGTAAAAGAAGTTCTCTGCAGTGATGGTGTAGATCGACTGGTTAGAAGAGGACCGGATACCCTTACTTATGATGGTGAGATGTCGATCAGTATGAGCCTGGATGAGGTTCTTGAGTTTGAAATTGAACAACTTACTGAACTCATCGAGCAAATCAATGCTATAGGTACATAA